From a region of the Candidatus Bathyarchaeota archaeon genome:
- the cgi121 gene encoding KEOPS complex subunit Cgi121: protein MIKEVEGFNKYIAMAGFRDVHISDVNYILNLTREKLSSVDVQFFDARLIAGWEHLYFATLNALKAFKNRTNISKNFAVECLLYASARRQIRVALDLIGIKKDSSQIAILIVADEEGVTSKSLEEASKLVPGKRDDTVLDLSNEKVVRVRRLFGISDMELATKSEGNGKVKALSDLVIEHIAILVTQR, encoded by the coding sequence ATGATAAAGGAAGTAGAGGGGTTTAACAAGTACATTGCTATGGCAGGCTTCAGAGATGTTCACATAAGCGATGTTAACTATATTCTCAATCTGACCCGTGAAAAGTTGAGCAGTGTAGATGTTCAATTTTTTGATGCTAGGCTGATTGCGGGATGGGAACATCTTTATTTTGCTACGCTTAATGCCTTGAAGGCTTTCAAAAACCGAACGAATATTTCAAAGAATTTCGCAGTTGAATGTCTTCTTTATGCTTCTGCTCGAAGGCAGATTAGAGTTGCTTTAGATTTAATTGGAATAAAGAAAGATTCGTCACAAATCGCTATATTGATTGTGGCGGATGAAGAAGGAGTTACTTCTAAGTCTCTAGAAGAAGCTTCAAAATTAGTTCCTGGGAAGCGCGACGACACAGTTCTCGATTTGTCAAACGAAAAAGTTGTGCGTGTTAGAAGACTCTTCGGTATCTCTGACATGGAGTTGGCAACCAAATCGGAGGGAAACGGGAAAGTGAAGGCTCTTTCTGATCTAGTGATTGAGCACATTGCCATTCTGGTTACTCAACGTTAG
- a CDS encoding THUMP domain-containing protein: MLRDFNLLVTTTRGNEEDACSEVWYLLGEIGDTAAKVDKTGVSGLIAVKTSLPPLEAIEKLRAILRERPYEFRYSLRMIPIQEVTRTGLNEIESIATKLSAEIRKNETFRITVEKRFTNISSKDVIKAAAMNIERKVDLTSPDKIVLIEIVGGLTGISILKPSDIISTIKEKIES; the protein is encoded by the coding sequence ATGCTTCGAGATTTTAACCTTCTCGTAACAACTACTCGTGGAAATGAAGAAGACGCCTGCTCAGAAGTTTGGTACCTACTAGGCGAAATCGGAGATACCGCAGCAAAAGTTGACAAGACTGGAGTTTCAGGCTTGATAGCAGTGAAAACATCTCTCCCACCCCTGGAGGCCATTGAAAAGCTCCGCGCTATTCTAAGAGAACGCCCCTACGAATTCCGGTATAGCCTTCGCATGATCCCTATTCAGGAAGTAACACGAACAGGCCTAAACGAAATCGAAAGCATCGCCACAAAGCTCTCAGCAGAAATCCGAAAAAATGAAACCTTCCGCATAACTGTCGAGAAACGTTTCACAAATATCTCCAGCAAAGACGTAATCAAAGCTGCTGCGATGAACATCGAACGAAAAGTAGACCTAACCAGTCCAGACAAGATCGTTTTAATCGAAATCGTAGGCGGACTCACCGGAATATCAATCCTTAAACCATCCGACATAATCTCAACAATAAAAGAGAAAATTGAAAGCTAA
- a CDS encoding phosphoribosyltransferase, whose product MQEDEKFEVPTWEQIYAMLLDLARKILDDEFNSDVIVGVSRGGWIPARVLSDLLENPEIANVKAEFYLGVAETKREPVITQSVSVNVKGKKVLVVDDVSDTGKSLHLVKTHLLEQGARSLKIATLYYKPWSITKPDYYEKTTRDWIIFPWERKEALRKVIEKFEQNEKSVEDAKQTLVRYGFDSELAERFVREVSERSG is encoded by the coding sequence TTGCAGGAGGATGAAAAGTTTGAGGTTCCCACATGGGAGCAGATTTATGCGATGCTTTTAGATTTAGCTCGGAAAATTCTAGACGATGAGTTCAACTCCGATGTCATTGTGGGAGTCTCACGGGGCGGTTGGATCCCTGCAAGAGTTTTGTCAGATCTGTTGGAAAATCCAGAAATCGCCAACGTAAAGGCAGAATTTTATCTAGGTGTAGCGGAGACGAAGAGAGAACCGGTGATAACTCAGTCGGTTTCAGTTAATGTTAAGGGTAAAAAAGTGCTTGTTGTTGATGATGTTTCTGATACTGGTAAAAGCCTTCACCTAGTTAAAACCCATCTTCTTGAGCAAGGAGCTAGAAGCCTCAAAATTGCAACGCTCTATTACAAGCCATGGAGCATCACGAAGCCAGACTATTATGAGAAAACGACTCGCGATTGGATAATTTTTCCTTGGGAAAGAAAAGAAGCTTTGAGAAAGGTTATTGAAAAGTTCGAGCAAAATGAGAAGTCGGTTGAAGATGCAAAGCAGACGTTAGTAAGGTATGGTTTTGACTCAGAATTGGCGGAGCGTTTTGTCAGAGAAGTGTCGGAGCGTTCTGGATGA
- a CDS encoding glutamine synthetase beta-grasp domain-containing protein, whose protein sequence is MPEATELIQKEKVKEIALQFTDISGILHSLWIPSQLFSRVAEGGIHVDGSSIGMVDISRSDLKLIPDEETFTVLPQNVFTQRVARVVCDIYEPDSNTPFQLDPRFILKKVMDDVKKNLGSSVKYYASSEMEYFLFKRGENGHIKLLNDGGYLATPPADFGVDLRLEIVKNLGDIGVLIEKHHHEVPPGKYELELGLELGIGVGDSDALKMADTLYLVKFLVKLMAARRGLIASFMPKPFHDQFGAGLHTHITLIEDERAENLFYNQDESHGLSKISLNFIAGILAHAKALVAITNPSVNSYKRLVPGWEAPVYISWARYNRSTLIRIPPGKEMRTRLEYRPTDGSCNFYVAFAAILAAGLDGIKRKIELPDPVEEDIYEMSEKERLKRGIEVLPGNLGDALRELSGDKCIQETLGITFCQKFLEIKTKEWRDFNVAVHEWERTRYLDV, encoded by the coding sequence ATGCCAGAAGCCACAGAACTGATTCAAAAGGAAAAAGTGAAAGAGATAGCATTACAGTTTACAGACATATCCGGCATCCTACATTCTCTTTGGATACCCTCTCAACTCTTCTCAAGGGTAGCTGAAGGAGGCATACATGTAGACGGATCATCCATTGGAATGGTGGACATAAGCAGAAGCGACTTGAAGTTAATTCCAGACGAAGAAACATTTACTGTACTGCCCCAAAACGTTTTCACCCAAAGAGTTGCAAGAGTAGTTTGCGATATCTACGAGCCAGATTCTAATACACCATTCCAGCTTGACCCAAGATTCATCCTCAAAAAAGTAATGGATGACGTTAAGAAAAACTTGGGGTCATCTGTAAAGTATTATGCATCTAGTGAAATGGAGTATTTCTTATTTAAAAGAGGCGAAAATGGGCACATCAAATTACTCAACGATGGAGGATATTTGGCTACTCCACCAGCAGATTTCGGTGTTGACTTGAGACTTGAAATCGTAAAAAATCTTGGAGACATAGGCGTTTTGATTGAAAAACACCACCATGAAGTACCTCCAGGGAAGTATGAGTTAGAGTTGGGATTGGAGTTGGGAATTGGAGTTGGAGACTCGGATGCATTAAAGATGGCTGATACTCTTTACCTGGTTAAGTTCCTTGTAAAACTAATGGCGGCCAGAAGAGGACTTATCGCTTCCTTTATGCCGAAGCCTTTTCATGATCAATTTGGGGCTGGGCTGCACACTCACATTACTCTTATAGAGGACGAAAGGGCTGAAAACCTTTTTTATAATCAAGATGAGAGTCACGGTCTAAGCAAAATAAGCTTAAACTTCATAGCTGGCATTTTAGCTCACGCAAAAGCTTTGGTGGCCATAACAAATCCATCCGTTAACTCTTACAAGAGGCTTGTTCCAGGATGGGAGGCGCCTGTTTACATCTCATGGGCAAGGTATAATCGGTCAACCCTCATCAGGATTCCCCCTGGAAAAGAGATGAGAACTAGACTGGAGTATAGACCTACAGACGGGTCATGCAACTTCTATGTGGCATTTGCAGCTATTCTAGCAGCTGGACTAGATGGTATAAAGAGAAAAATCGAACTCCCAGATCCAGTGGAAGAAGACATCTACGAGATGAGCGAAAAAGAAAGGTTAAAAAGAGGCATAGAGGTGCTTCCGGGAAATCTAGGGGATGCTTTAAGGGAACTCTCCGGAGACAAGTGT
- a CDS encoding formylmethanofuran--tetrahydromethanopterin N-formyltransferase (catalyzes the transfer of a formyl group from formylmethanofuran to tetrahydromethanopterin tetrahydromethanopterin), with the protein MVEFKINGIPVEDTFCETFTVRIARILITSVNRKWALESSLEAKGLGRSATIPPSEASIEAEVNPEETPDGKPGFVVQILDRKLEQLKKWLIVRIRKGVIPYPKTNVFDVLPREMAEEFVSIKGTIIQTFGDGHEEETDAFGRRVFKIPRMDGWFYVERDFGIAKGMAGGMFLILAESDEAALEAAERAVEGIRTVPHVVGKFAASGTKVRGKKYKDAIATTNDAYCPCLARKEGSKIPDGVKCIYEVIVSGLTLENVSRAMKIGIENATRVHGVIKITTTNYGGTLGKGKIFLRSLFDSES; encoded by the coding sequence ATGGTAGAATTCAAAATCAATGGCATTCCAGTTGAAGACACCTTCTGTGAAACTTTTACGGTGCGCATAGCTAGGATACTCATAACGTCAGTGAACAGGAAATGGGCTTTAGAATCATCATTGGAAGCTAAGGGCCTCGGCAGATCGGCCACTATTCCCCCTTCAGAAGCTTCAATAGAGGCGGAAGTTAACCCTGAGGAGACTCCAGATGGAAAACCTGGCTTTGTAGTTCAAATTCTTGACAGAAAGCTAGAGCAACTGAAAAAATGGCTCATAGTTAGAATAAGAAAAGGAGTCATTCCATACCCTAAAACTAATGTCTTTGACGTTTTGCCAAGGGAAATGGCTGAAGAATTCGTTAGCATCAAAGGCACTATTATACAAACCTTCGGGGACGGACACGAAGAGGAAACCGATGCATTTGGAAGGAGAGTTTTCAAAATACCTAGGATGGACGGATGGTTTTACGTAGAAAGAGACTTCGGAATCGCCAAAGGCATGGCTGGTGGCATGTTCCTAATCTTAGCAGAATCTGATGAAGCAGCGCTAGAAGCCGCTGAACGTGCAGTTGAAGGGATAAGAACAGTTCCACATGTAGTTGGGAAGTTTGCGGCTTCCGGAACCAAGGTTAGGGGGAAAAAGTACAAGGACGCTATAGCTACTACTAATGATGCGTATTGCCCATGCCTAGCTCGAAAAGAAGGGAGCAAGATTCCAGACGGCGTAAAATGTATTTACGAGGTTATAGTGAGCGGGTTAACGCTGGAGAACGTTAGCAGGGCAATGAAGATCGGCATAGAGAATGCCACAAGGGTCCATGGAGTGATAAAAATAACTACTACAAACTATGGTGGAACGCTAGGTAAGGGAAAAATTTTTCTTCGCAGCCTTTTCGACTCTGAGAGTTAG